The following is a genomic window from Liolophura sinensis isolate JHLJ2023 chromosome 10, CUHK_Ljap_v2, whole genome shotgun sequence.
GTACCAGGACTGAGTTAAGCGTCTAACTGGCGAGTCTCGTCTTTTCAGACTAAAACTCATTAACCAATGACCCCAGACCTGGTACATCATCCGCAAGCATTGAAAAGACAGCGTATTTGAGGCACacccaagcccatttaatgtACCGGTATCATCTTGCCATCCAAAAAGAGCAAACTGTACTATGGCTGGAAGTTGACAGAAACTGTCTCACGAGTCTTGTCGTTCTAGGCTGGGTCGATTCTATGAGTGCTGATAAAATGCCCTCTACATTGTCATGTAGGCTCATAGCACAGTTTACATTGTCTGCAGTTTTACCGTTGTTAAAATAGAATATAGTCCAAGCTTCCAACATCAATGTAAAAACAGACTGAACTATGTACATGAATTCTCCATCAGATAGCCAGAATGTTTTGGAAAATCATAATTTAAGCGGCTATATTAAAACCTTACTCGTACCAGTGTACGCATCGCATCAAGATAAGaacactttttcattttaagttcAAATTAAAGGGTCATTGGTTGTTCAACTGGAAAGGATACCAGATGCAGACATCGTTTGGCATTTAATCATATCCTAGAACGACTAATATAGGCCAACTGCAGACGAAACTGATTGTCCTTGAGTACTCCGTTTCAAAGAAACACTGGTTGAAAACGATATAAATCTATCGGTAAACTACAAATATGGCATTAGTCGCTTTAAATAATCCAGTCATATAAACCATCCAAAGCTTTATGTTGCAGTAAAGTCCACAGTAAAAActattaaaaaaacacacattttcgTAGGGATTATTGCATCTGGTAATGTCTGGTTATCTCCTTTCAGAGAATTGAGGTTCAAACGCCTCAGGACTTGATTTGCAAAAAGTGAATCTAGATAACAAACGCAGAAAGGGCCACCGACACTTAAATATTTATgctaaattgaaaaaaaaaattaataataataataataataataataataattattattattattattataaacagaccgtaaacaaaacataaacaaaacgAACACCATCACCCATTTCGCTTATCACGATTCTTTGTCTTCAATAATCCCTAACCATAACCCAAATCGCCTGCACATATAGCGGACCTGTTCCTGCATCAGGTCGAAGCACATGGCTAGGAGTGCCAGTCCAAATAACAGGTACAAAGTGCAGATTATCCGCTTTTCCTGGCTTGCCCATGACTGTATGCTGGTCCCTGGTACAAAATCTCCGAATCCAATTGTACTGAGAGTGATAAAGCAGAAGTATGAGCCGACTAGGTAATCCCAGTCTTTCTCCCACAAAGTAAACAACATGGCGCCCCCGAAAATATAGCCTGCCATTATGCCGATGGTGACGATAACTGGCACCCGAATGATATCGTGTATGTTATCATACTCTGACCCGGGCTCAAATGTCACAGTAATTTCCACAGGTTCCTTGATGCTGTTTGTCTGCTCGGCTTCTTCTGTTTTGTTATCGCCGCCACAGCATCCACCACAACGTTTTCTTTTCCCGCAGCATGATTTTGTCTTGCATTTGCGGTTTTCAGCTTGTGATCCTGATTCCCTTGTTCTTGTTGCTATCTTTACAGCGTGTTGTCTTCGGCGCCGACGACAAAGTCCGCAGATGATCCTCCCGTATAGAAACCTGAAACATTTGCCCAGAACGCCTCCGATGTTAGCCAAGCAAAGCAGAGTCAACGGTATTCCAATCATGGCGTAGATTATGGTGGCCACACGTCCCCACGATGTCTTCGGGGCAATATTACCGTAGCCTGTCGATGAGAAAATGGTTATTTCATTGGTATGCGTATGTATGTACGTTGAACTTAAAATTTTTAGTCATGTGACGATGAGAAGTGATTACCtgtatgcacatatattgtgtcttgttgtggcagggcgagcccatgccgccaaagttctgccgccactaaagtatcataccgaaggcTCAAGACATGATACCCACCATTTCACAAACTCTGAGTAAGCCAATGTGATCAATCGTTGTCCACCGTTCCGTCTTAAGCCACATCGTGATCTTTAACAGTAAAGTCCTAAAATTTATTAGCTCCTCAAATGACATCTGCTTCCGTAGAGCGAAATCACTGCAGTTAGTGGATCTTCCCTCTCTACGTGGTGAAAAGACTTTGCTTCTATGTTACGAAATTATGTAACAATTGTCTTAAACATCCTTCTATTATCACAGAGATTACATTCGAAAAGACCTCGTTCAATTTAACTACTTAGCATGTCTTAAGTAAGTCCTTTTAGTCTGAGGCCTGACCGTAACTGTTTTAGACGAATGGCTGTACACGACCAGTAACCAAGTGTGTCACCTGTCATATCAGTGGAATCCGAGTGAGTCTGTAGTGAACTTCATGAAAAACCACACAAGGACTACTGTCATCAGGGTCCCGAAATATAATCCAAGCATAGGAATGCTGACAATTtccataaacaaataaaaatatagaaaCAAACAACACAGTACTTACCAATGGTAGTGATGATAGTGACTGAATAGAGCAACGCTCCTGCAAACGTCCATTGTAAGTCTGTGGTGCTGACACCTTCTGTCCCATCCCAGCCTTTCTCCTTCACGGCTATAAATACTTCGTGCTGGAAATCCTTGAAGATGACATCAGCCACAGTCGTCCAGTTCGGTTTGTACAAAATATTCAACTTGCTAGTCTCATCCCACAATCTCTGGATATGCTCAGCGCGAATGTGTCCTACCACCGCCTTTTCTCTTTTCTCGTAAGGCGACTCTAACTCTTGAAATATTACTCCGCCTAAAATGGAATATCCCACGACCAGTCCAGTCAGACCGATGTGCGAGAACATATACATTAGCAGTTTCTTCCCGCATTTCTGACATTTCTCCTTGAATTTGTCCTCTGTCCGCTGATGGCCGTCTTCTTCCGGCAACTCACTAGGTGACTTCCTGTGCATGGACGTTCGAAAGAAACGATATGCTCGCATTGCCATTGGTCCGCCGTGATTTTACCTTCTCACATCATAGCGTGCTCGTCCGGAGGCCCACCACTTCCAATGACATAATCTGCAACAGAGATAATATGATAAAAGGCTTACATCCTAGATAGTAAAACATGAGCTCCGACGACAGTATTATAACTGGaaaatggtcagacgtaaccggtgaaataaggcctcttgtcaatatataacagttacatTCACATCATGAAACATGTAAGCCTACAGTGCAACGATCTGCCCGCTggttctgaaaaataaatatgcataaagcaGTAATGAATGCTTCGTCTCTGAGTGTGATAGATATTACACgtaacaaaatgtatgtagTATAACTCTAGCTGACACATTGGTATAACGCGTTGCTCTCACAACCGTCGACCTAACAATAACCCAGCTGTAGCTAGTTAAACTCCCTATTTAAGACAAGAGGTATGCCGGGCTCCAGGATCACGAAACGAGCTAAGACTTAAGtctaaatttcaaatcattttaaacttgctatttcttacgtaacaaggtcaaaacatTGTTTAATAGCATAGATTCTAGGAAAG
Proteins encoded in this region:
- the LOC135477163 gene encoding TWiK family of potassium channels protein 7-like, which encodes MAMRAYRFFRTSMHRKSPSELPEEDGHQRTEDKFKEKCQKCGKKLLMYMFSHIGLTGLVVGYSILGGVIFQELESPYEKREKAVVGHIRAEHIQRLWDETSKLNILYKPNWTTVADVIFKDFQHEVFIAVKEKGWDGTEGVSTTDLQWTFAGALLYSVTIITTIGYGNIAPKTSWGRVATIIYAMIGIPLTLLCLANIGGVLGKCFRFLYGRIICGLCRRRRRQHAVKIATRTRESGSQAENRKCKTKSCCGKRKRCGGCCGGDNKTEEAEQTNSIKEPVEITVTFEPGSEYDNIHDIIRVPVIVTIGIMAGYIFGGAMLFTLWEKDWDYLVGSYFCFITLSTIGFGDFVPGTSIQSWASQEKRIICTLYLLFGLALLAMCFDLMQEQVRYMCRRFGLWLGIIEDKES